The DNA window GAAAGGCGAGTCAGTTAATTTTACACACTGCAGctgatatatttaaatgcagacTCATAGCTATTCCCCCAGAAAAGGACATGCAGACACCTCAATATTTCAGGAGGAGGGTGCTGAATATCTCATGTGATAACCGtaacagaaacagacacatgCAATGCTTTAGTTGCAgttcattaaatgtttcattgcaAGGACTGTCTTTACAAATGAATATCCCCGGTGTCTCTGCTGCCTCTGGGGCAAGTCATGTGAACATTTCTTAAAatgaatagtttgacattttggagagtACGCTTTTTTGTTATTCTTGCAGAGAGGACATTGGAAATATCAATGAatctttggacagagccaggctagctttgtttccagtctttatgctaagctaagctaacaatcCGCCAGTTTATAATGAAAagacagacatgagagtgaTTTCAATCTTCTCATGTAACTCTCAGTAAGAAAGTAAATGCATTGGATgcaatgtcaaactattcctttaagagatccattaaaaacatttgactGGATGTGACTTGCTAAATGAAGCCCATTGTTTTAGGGCTGGACGATATGGACTCAACTCATACCCTGGTATTTTTAGGCTTAATggcgatatacaatatatattggtattttaaacaaaatgtgcagtgtttagttttaactcaaccTCACaagtaatcatcatcatcaacctgttttatGAAGGTATTTACCGAAATACCTACAAATTACAGaaccattgttgtttttttgttaggaGCTAGCTCAAGTAGGTAGACAGCAAAAATATACTACAGaaaaaaccaggaagtgccttaagatgcattctaccgaaacttccagcagggggtgcttagtttggcaacaaaaaaatctgtccattcatttcagtgcaaaatgagaaaacttctcacttgatttattacctcagaatttttttttaggacaacactatggtctcaatcgctagtaaaaaatcttattcaagacaatttgatgttaatagttctaataagggccgtcatcaggagagaagcagagcaatgcgtatccatggcactgtgtcaataaagttgtaTAAAAGTTatatagacataaaaaaagacgtttaccaatttggtctcataactttgaccctttcacactgtattttcacttaatgagagtttatttgaacggtttgttcagtaaaaatatcttaataCGGAACACTAAGTGGATATATCGGTATGGCGGTATTGTCTGAATGACAtatctctttctaaaatatatcgatataactCGTAATACCAATATAACGCGGCTCATTAGTGGTGCAAGACAACAGCTGTTtgtgctgctgtcactgtgtctGCAGGTGGCTGCTTTGATGATAACTTGTGGAGTAGAAGATTTGGGATAAaggacacgcacacacaagcacgTGGCCAGGCCAGACATTCATGAACACAGACACAGGAAGGCTGAATGACTGGCCACTGAGCTGTTCATCCTGATCCTGCTTGGCTTTAAGGGTTAGTTAGCTGACACAAACAGAGAGTCACACATGTACAGTAAACACTACTGTACTCAACATGACAACCTGGTTTATATTAGTCAGAAGTGTTTTGGGTCCTCTCAGGAGCATGACATGATTTCTGTGGTCCACAGATGCATCTGGTCTGTTCTCCAAGGGAGGTGCAGTATGAGCGATAGGTTCCTCAGTGTGTATGTTTGACTTCAAAGCCTGTCTGCCCAGTCAGAGTTTGTTGGACAGTAAATGAAACCCtgtctgagacacacacacacacacacacacacacacacacacacacacacacacacacacacacacacacacacacacacacacataccgcCCTTTTTAGTGACTGGAGCTTGTTAGTAAGGCAGACGAAGCTAGCCCACACACCAGGTGCACACTGCTGTCTGTCCTTCCTTATCTCATCCTTTTccacttttttggtaatgcttttaaaatgggttttattttaatgtgccaTGTCAGTTCCTTTTTATGTCTCAgtcacaaaccttttttttctgaacatctgtcatttcattttcttttttagtttagtcattttctgtctttgatcCCACCCTCTCTCCTTATCCTTCCTGTTCAGGATTCCTACTAATATATGCTCTTCCATCCATCCCCTATAGAAGCCATCTGTGTGATTTGATATTTTCAGAGTAATAACCAAGGTTGAAATCATAGTACAGCTGAAACAATAAgtcaaataattaattcataattGACAGAAAACATTAATGGAATACCCATACTGGCACCATTTACTTCAATTTTATCAAggattttcaccattttttgattatttgttCACCACTGAGGCGTGGGGGATCCCTGTTTTTGACAGTCAGCTTAATAtcttgagattttaaaaaaactgttgattGACAAAGGAAGAGATTTGAAGATGTCATCTTTGGAAGTGTGACATTcctagtaaaaaataataatcagcatATTTATAGATGATAAGCACATTAATTCTAGTTGCAGTCTTAAATAATCGCACCACCTGCATTCTGCATGTATGGCACCGTGCTATCTGCCGTCTTGTCTCACCCAGCTGAAAGTACAGATGAAGGGAGGGGGGGTGAGTGTGGTCGGTCCTAAATGAGTTGGCtgcagaagcagagagagatggagggaaagTAAACAACAGATGGTTGAAGCATGTTGTCGCTATTCGCAGCAGCAGACGCTGCGCCAGCCCACCACCAGCCTCTTGAGAGGTTACTACGCAACGGTGACCGTGACGACACCGGGTCGGAGGTCAAGAGCCTCCTTGATGACAGCCTAAAATGCCAGATTGTCATCCACATGCTGTGCCAGACTGGGCCAGCTGAGACGAACACTGAGAGTTTGTACAGTGTTAAATAGTGTTTTCTTTGGCTGAAGTTTGGCCGTGATGACTCTGGAATCTACCATGCAGCGTCCACCCTTAACCCacctgccagcagtgatgacaCACACTGAGGCAGCtgtatctgagtgtgtgtgtgtgtgtgtgtgtgtgtgtgtgtgtgtgtgtgtgtgtgtgtgtgtgtgtgtgtgtgtgtgtgtgtgtgtgtgagtgtgagtgtgtgtgtccgaGCATTGAACCCTCTCATGCTGAGGAGTGAACTGAGTGGTGGCACACATTGGCTGCCAGCTGCCATGACCTCATTCACAGCGAGAGAGGccgaaagagagacagagaatggGGAAAATACAGGCAGCCAAAATGaggcgtgcgtgtgtgcatgtgtgtgtgcgtgcggaCATAAACattgaacacaaaattacaccatGACCTCAGTCTGTGATGTGTTGGCCGTCTGGTTTGATGGGAATATTTATGCTGGTTTCATCATATTTtggttgaaaataaaaacactcgACAAATTGTCATATTAACGTGAAGGCACTTTACATTTGGGAGAAATTAAAATAGTGGCCTTTTGCATAGTTTTGAAGTATGTTTTCCActcaatttatgtaattttctgctgctTGGGGTCTCCCAGTCAAACAATTATAAAGGAGTTCAGTTAAAAGCACAGATTTTCTTGagtttgaaaattgttggaaacacagcctaacacagttttttttagatgttttgatgtgaaaaGGTTACATATTGTTCCTTTAAATAACCGGTTCATGTATAAATTGGGACAATACACGAACAGAGACGCACCAAAAAAGCACTAAACAGGATTTCACACTAATACTGTATTTTCAACAGTAGTAAAATGTTTAACCTCCTTCTATGAATCCATCTGTGTGCAGTGCAGTGTAATAAGCTGTGCATCACCCCTATCGAGGTGTGAGACACCCTTTACTGGAAGATGCGTCAGTTCAGCATACACTCAAAATAAATGGGACCTTGTGCCGGATGAGGTAAAGACAAGCAGCAGATGCATGAGGCACATAGAGAGTTGTGTCATCCACTTCCCTGTCTGCCCGAGGTGTGACTGACTCTTTTCCTGTGAACAGGAAGCACCAACTGCTGTTCCTGGAAGAGATCACTATGTCAGTTCAACCACACACAGCTGTCTGTACCTGTGTGTACGTGATATCATCTTTGTAGTGGCTTTATATGCTATAACACATTGTTTGTTGATTGTCACGATAAACTAACTATACCACacagaagtaaaaaataaaaaaataaattggggataaaaatatttataaaaaaagggTCTTTTCTTAAAATTGACATTAATTTAAACATTCATTCATGAGTTTATGATCTGTGTCAGCTTTACTTCAAATAAACCAATGCACAGAAgtaaactaaactgaaactgaacaaaaactaaactaaaaccatcTTGCCCACACTGGAAACTAACGCAATACActgaaaatgactcaaaaatggAAATTACATTATAGAAATGAAACCACAGTGCCAGCAGTGGTTATTTATAGACATGTAGATGATAAACATGAAGCCTCTTTCACACAAAGTTCCTGGTAAATGACTGGGATAACCCTGTAGGCACTGCTACTGATTTTTAGTATCCACACACATTCTTGTGTCTTCTCGGATGGTAATGCCTGAATGGATGGGGCAAGGAACCgtccagaagaagaagatgggaCAAATTCaggtgtatgtgtatgtaagaTTTCCCTTTTTTGGGGGAACATGCGGACGAGGAGCTGTTTTTTTCAGTGCCAATGttcttgtaatttatttaactgttaacaagtcaTGAATTAGAATACGTCACCAGTGGAGTCTTGTGATTGGTTTTGCTTGCTCCATGTGAAACCGTTTACATTCACAATGCGTCTGTACCGAATGTCATGAATGTGTGAAAGGGGCTATTTATGatactatctatctataaactGTGAGGGTAAATGTAAGTCAAGCTGACTTTTTCAACTTTGTTCCACTAAGGAACAACAGAGATGAATTATTACctggtgtttctgtttttccttcGGTTGCGTCGGTATTTTTGCAGACTCAGGCAATACTCATTAAAATTACATTACCTAAATGAGAGCGTGCCAGGTTCAAATCTGGGTAATGTTGCACAACTGGGGAATGTTTGCAGGCATGCATTGGTATTGGTGTATGACTTTGTGAGGCGGATGAGTCAGAGGAAATGTGTATATCTGTGCCAGTGTGTATCTATACTTGTTCATCCTGttcattgtttatttctttCACAACAAAGCCACACGAAATCTGTGAAACAAGGAGTTTTGCCAACACTTGCCACTGGTGtaattctctttctctttcagtcactctttgtgtgtttctctttcaatcaccatctctctttttttagtccttcttCTTTTCTGGCTCATTGTTTAGACTATAGTTGGCTATAACCAGCATTAGTTAGAGATGAATTAATaccagtttttttaaatactttttttctcttctcctctgtttctctcaaCAGGAGTGTCAGCAGTTTGTCTTTCTGAAGACATTTATGGCATGAAACCAGATCGCATACATCTTTCATTCATCACCTCCTCCTTCATCTCCCTCCACCACTCTCCGGTTAGGGACTCTTGGCTCAGCTCCACCGCATTGATGAGGTAACGTCAAGCTCTACGCAGCGCAGCACCCACCTGCACAAACACCACCCTTGCcccccttcctccccctccttctgTCAACCTTTCCACCGCAGCTATGGGGCAGAAGATCTCCGGCAGCATCAAATCAGTAGATGGTCGTGGGGAAAGTGGTGGCTCCCCGTCTTATCGGCCTTTGGCGCACCGTCGGCAGCACCCTGAACTGAGGGGCCCAGATTTCGCCAAACCTCCCAGACTGGACCTCCTACTGGACATGCCATGTGCTGGACTGGAGACGCAGCTCCGCCACGCGTGGAACCCTGACGACCGTTCCCTCAACATCTTCATAAAAGATGATGATAAACTGACATTTCACCGCCACCCGGTCGCTCAGAGCACGGACTgcatccggggccgggtcggaTACACAAGGGGTCTCCACGTGTGGAAGATCCACTGGCCCTCCCGGCAGCGTGGCACCCACGCCGTGGTCGGAGTGGCGACCTCAGAGGCTGCTTTACATTCTGTAGGCTACACAGCGCTGGTGGGGTCGGACTGTGAATCCTGGGGCTGGGATCTAGGACGCAACAGGCTCTATCACGAGAGCAAGAACAGGGCCCACAGCTCGCTGCCCACTTACCCTTGTTTCTTGGAGCCGGAGGAGACGTTCAACCTGCCGGACTCTCTGCTAGTGATTCTGGACATGGACGAAGGGACGCTAAGCTTCATGGTGGATGGACAGTATCTAGGAGTCGCGTTCAGAGGACTGAAAGGCAAGAAGCTGTATCCTGTCGTCAGCGCTGTGTGGGGACATTGTGAGATAGCCATGAAGTATATCAACGGCTTGGATCGTAAGTAACATACACAACACTAACAACACATTCTGGTTGAGTACTCGGTGGTGATGTTTTATGATATTTGTTTATCCAAGTAGTCTTTAAATTCATAGCAAGTTGGCAGTTATTACAAGAACAGGGAGAAATCTGTGGGAGCCCAATCCTGACATGTCATCACTGGTGTGGAAAGTTTTGTTATGTAACTCTGTAAAGACAGAGGTTGAACATTTGACACACTTTCTAAAGAAACAAATGGGGAGAAAGTTAGACAGAAAAATCCTCATGTTCCGCAATATTCAAGTGAGTGATGACACAGGTTTCTCTACAGGAAATGTTGAGGTCGTCATCATGTGCAGTCATATCTTAGTTTGAATGGTCTGTGTTTCTATAGAGATCTTTCTCAATGCCGTTGCTTCCTTTCAAGCTGAACAGTAAAGATGTGAATGAGTCATTTGTCATTGTGAATTTGAGTTATCTAGTTCGTGCAGTGTTCAATGTAACAAAGGCTAagtaattgatatacaaatgatAAATTTGGGTGTGAAGTATTCATTCTAAAGCAGGCGTAGGAATTTGTTTACCACTGAACATTTAGGGATTGGTGATGGATGTCTGGCTGCTCAGAACTTCTGAGTTTATTATAACACTTTTGAAAGGGAGAAAGAGTTGACCTCCTGCATGtgatttttgctcattttctcttGGCTCTATCGAAGCATCTCAGACTAATTTCTATAGATATTACTAAGCAGTTTTTGTGTTAGGTACCTGAGGAAGCAATAAAAGATAATTTCTCATATGTAGTCTTGCAAATGGTACCTGCAGGTATCAACACCACATTACCGGGGTTGTTTTGGCTGTTTCTGTGATAGTCATTTGGGTCATCATCATGCCTCAAAGGGTTTGTTCTGCACTAAATAGTTCCTGATTGTAGCAAGACTACATTGTGATTTATAAATGTATCACAGGCTTGTTGTGTCTGTAAAACAGCTTTGCTTCTCAGTGGTATGAGAGGGAGACGAGTTCATAAAGAACAGTTTGGATGTGGGGTTGAGGTATTTGAATATGGTATGCTGTGGTCCCAGGAGACGCTACATTCTGTTCGACTCccgctgtctgtctgtgtgtgttgttagaGAAGAGACAGGCTTTTCCTCCCATGGCAGTCTAAACAGTGACTCTTTGAACAGCTTGTTAGAAAAGCTCTtagacacacacggacacacacctGCCAGGACGGGaaagtgtgttttatgaaaaCATGCTTATGATTTGACTCCAGCGGTCCCCTCCCCCTGTGTTTGCAGAACCCCATGGGTCTTATTTGATATCACAACcgggtgtgtttttgtctgttacCCGGCAGAAAGTTGAGAGGGAACCCATCTCTCTCTTTGTAGTTTGTTACGTCTGATTTTTCTTTTGCCCAATCACAGCAAACTCCTCTGTGAAAAATGTCTTAGAAGTTGTCTGCTCTTCAGGGTCACCATGACATCAAGAGCTTGTTTTTTATGCTCTCTTAAAAAGAAGTCATGGGCCTCGTCCTAGCATTAAATTGGATGTTTTTGGTCTTAAAACTGCACCTGCGCCAACTAGAATATGTGAATCAGACTAAAACGCTAAACATTTGGCTGGATTTTAACACTGGAAATTTCTTAACCTCTGGTTTAAGTCATGCCTGACTGTATGTGTGATGTCTGGTAATCTCATACACTCAGACTTAGTTCAAAGTACATACTTTGGCTGTTGAAAGCACCTCACCTCAGCCACTTCCCATTTATGGAGCCATCTGCTGGATTTCACGGCGAGTCCGTGTGATGGGCCACCTCGGAGAATATGGAGAATATTGAGTGCGTTTAAAGCCCTCGCTTCTACAAGCGTATATGCTTCATGCTGTGAAATGAGGTTTGACTGCTAAAAATGTGCACCGCTTAATGCATGAAAGAGGGAAGGTTGAAAGGCTCATCCTGATGTATGGTGTATCTTAAGGAAGAGGAACGGAGACAGCAGGGTTGAGAAATGGAGGCAAGCAGGGATatttgggtttaaaaaaaacagactgacatagagacagagagaaatgtaaaaataccaaTTTGTAAACAGCACAAAACAGTGAATAAGAGTCAGGCTGAGTTTTTCCACACCATCACAACTTGTGTTTACGAGAGATGTGCTTATACGTTTCTTGGAAAAAGTAATTCAGTAGCAAACAATCCTGTTAACTGTCAAGTAAGTGTAAGTTCATACAGTCATATACATATTTGTACTCTCCACTCTTGTCTCATAACTGTCTATATCCATTCGTCTAGTGTAAAACAAAGAAGCTGCTATAGCTTCCTCTGCTTTGGATTCAGCTTCAAGAATTAATTCACTGATTGCAGAGTCTAAACAGTCTAAAAAGGTGCTTTATCATGCAGCTACACATTCCAATAGTcataaacaaactaaatgaaatcatgtgtgtgtgtgtgctaaccgACAAGACAAAGGCTTATTTGAGAGACAGGGCTCAGGTAGGGGAAATCCACTCGGACCACCAAATCTGAAACAATGCTTTTGGTTTCTCATTCCATTTACACAAAACCACATTCATGGCTTAGAGGGTCTTCTGGGGTTATTAGTGCTCCAGTCACTGCTCTGGATCTGACACAAAGACTGTGATGAGAATAATATCTCCAGATTCAGAGGGGAAGTAAATAGCCCCGGGGTGCTTCTTTGTTGCAGAGTGGGCAAACAGGGTGTGATTACAGTCTGTGCAGCCGCTTCCTCCAATATCAGTTTTGAATTGAAGCGGCTTGTCTGCCCCACAGATGACTCGGATAGTGAGAATGAAGTCATAATTGCTGTCTGCCTGTAAGTGGTATGAGGGTGTGTGACTGGCAGTGCAGTAGTATGTGGTCGGCCAACAGACATTGTATCATACAGATGGGTGACaaattaaagggaaaaaacCCACATGAAGTGTCTGCGTCTGGCGTCAGGCCACCGCGAGCCTCCAGAGCAGCTTCATTCCTCCACAAGACATTACCATTTATTCATACAACCTTTATTTAATCAGGTAATGTCATTGAGCTCAAGATATTTTTTGCAAGAGAGACCTGTGAAAGCAGATAGAAACAGACCTGACAAAAGGACATAAAGCAAAAGACGATCACAGGCAGTTAATGTGATAATAACACTTTACTGCCCATTCATCTAAATGACACTCATTGTTGTGATGCATTAGCACCGGCTGTTTTAATAACACTTTTCTCAAAGTCAGGTGGTAACCAGCAAGCAATGGATTTAGGTAAAGGTATTCTGAATGCCAAGTTCAGCTACAAAGCCCTGCCAGATGTGTCTGGGGACAAAGTTATTTGCAGTTACTGTCAATGTGACCTGAGTTACCAGCAGAGTACATCCAGTCTTTAATACTGTTTGCTAGACAAGCACACTGCTAATGCATTCATGTTTTGATTGAATTTCTTCTAGTCTTAAAttttgaattatgttttttcaGCACAGACTGCTATGCCATTATTAGACAATCAAGTCTTGATTCATAAAGTTACCCTGATATTTACTGTCATTTACAATTTCAAATACATAAATGTGATGTAACTACCGTGTTTTTGTGGAATGTACGTAATTAAGGCCATACGgtcaaatttttttattttgcctgtATGCTTTTGATAATTGCAATTGAAAGCTTGTTTCACAGATATCTGGTGAGAGGGCATTATTTTGACCACCGATTGGGAAACAACCCTAGTTCTATGAATACTATGTAGCCTCTAAATactttgctgttgttgttgatttaaagATGAAACAGATACGTTGGTATAATAGGGATGGTAGTGGAGAACATTGCCTTACACTTTGATTCACAACTGAGTTGAGATCTGGTGACGACAGGATTTActcatttcattttcacagaAGCATTTGCATTTGATATGTTTCTCCACTTTTCAATTTAGGTTTTTCATCGTATTTTCCCGCCGTCTGAACCTGCCTTTTACTGCTTTCTTCCCCAGTAATTGCTTAGTGTATCATTTGTGAAACATGTGCGTTTAAACCTCAATGAGTGTAACGTATAAATCAGTAGTACGTGTTTATGAGTGCATGGTCGTGAAAAATCCTCCGGGTAGTTGGGTAATGACTTTATCTAACAGGCCTTCCCATGAGGAGCGACTATTGGATTGTTTGTGAATTATCGTTGTGAAGGGAAACAACACGACTGCAGGGTATTAAAAAGAGATTTATAGACGCAGCATCTCCTCGCcacaaactgtttgtttttctcatcacTCCGGCTCAAGACCCGCTCCACCATAAGCAGTTGATCATCACTTTGCTCCCCCTCAGATCATTGCTCCCATTTCTGCAGTAACACAACACACGCCGCTGAGACCTATAACCAGCAGCACTCCAGGTTTATGATAGTTTTGGGAAGAACACACAAAGCAATCAGGGTCAGGGTGCACTAATGCAAATAAATGCTGAGCGAGGTTCAAACTGCATTATCCTGTAAATGTGATGTAAATTATTCATCCTTCCAGCGCTCTGACTGCAGaatttctcctcctccatcgtGAGGTGAAGACATCCTTGTTTGGCAGATCGAGTATATTTCACTTAATTGTTGCTAAATTACATAAACATGCGTGACTAATTTATTTTGCTACCTTGAAGCCCTCACATCTGCTTCTGTGTAATGCTTGTGAGCAtctacctcacacacacacacacacacacacacacacacacacacacacacacaccgctctGTATTCTCTCTCGTCCTGTCTGTATAATTGTACCAATTAGTGGCGCTTTGATTCACTACAATAGGAGCTGTCTTAGCTTCGGCCCTGATGTGTGCCacttcctctctttcctcctctcttctctttgtACTCAAGCACACATCACACCAAACTCCAATGTGAAATCTGGCAGTTTAATGATGCCTTTCTTATCAGCTAATGCACAAACCACCCAGAATTAGACTCTTTCTGAACCAATAGAGGCCACTGCTGGGCACATATGGCTGCTATCAGGAGAAGACCTTGTAAATCCCATTTTGTGAGATTGGTTTTAACCTCAGTTGAAGGATTACATTTATTCGCGGTGCGTTTTTTTTGTGACTCCACACCGGCAACAGCTGTGGCAAGAAGCATTTTGCAGTCGCGTTGTCCATTCTCGTGAGCTCGATATTTCAGCAACTCCATGAGGGAATTTCTTCTACAaacatccacttggactcaaggatgaagtGATAATAGGTTGGAGATCAAAGGTAAAGGTCAATTtgacatataaaaatgtttttggcatTCATATGCTTACTTTGACaaaatagatagatattttCTATCCAAAAGGTGCAAGATTGACCTCAATATTACATCATgatgttctgcaaaaacacttgaGATTGTGgccatatttcatattttgttggATACTGAGTTGGTGACACTTTTCTTGGGTGTCCACCATGAAACTGTGGTGATTGACATCTATAATTGAAGCATTGTCCGCTGTCATGGCTACAGACATGGGtgtaaactgcaacttggcTGGTTGGTGGAAACATACAACCGCAAGGCCCCAATTCAGATTTTTCCCAGTTGCTGAGAAGTTGACATTAGAAGGTTTACAATCCAACAGCTGTGATATGATTCACAGGCTCAGCCTCAGACAGTTTAACTGACCGGATGACAGGACCAATCATTACTGTCTCAGGGACTGTGATGGAAGCAAAATGAGGAGAAAACTGTATGGAACAGGGAAGTTGGgttgaaaagaggaaaagacaaGTATAAAATATGTTGGAGACAGTGGCAGACGGGCAGGAAAACAGGCAGAGAGAGTAACAGTGAGAATATGTGGAACCAGGATAAGAATCTAAAAGTAGCAAGGACCATACTGAAGTTATATCAGGAGAAGGATGGAGCCAGAATACAAAGGCAGGGAAAAGGAGGGTGTGAACAGTATAAGGACAGAAAATAGAGCGCTAGCAGGGCTGTACAGTTGTGTGGGATGATGTGAATGAGGCAGTGAGATACTGACACTCAGCTGATCGGCTTGCGGATGGAGAAGTGTCATATTGAAAGGAAGTTTCAAAACTGCACTGCAGCACACCCacatctctgcaccatcactTTGTCTATTTTGACTGCACtatgtgaaaaatgtcaaacacaCAGCATAAAGCCGCTGGACTTCCAACTCTGCTGAACTGCTGAAAGACATTCACAGCGAGCAGACGCTGGGTTTTTGTTGGCAGGGATTAATTCATACTTCATAGTTAAAATCACAATTGCAGGCTTATTCAGGCGTCACATTCCAGCAGTTCTGTCAATGAG is part of the Centropristis striata isolate RG_2023a ecotype Rhode Island chromosome 11, C.striata_1.0, whole genome shotgun sequence genome and encodes:
- the LOC131980523 gene encoding SPRY domain-containing SOCS box protein 4-like, which encodes MGQKISGSIKSVDGRGESGGSPSYRPLAHRRQHPELRGPDFAKPPRLDLLLDMPCAGLETQLRHAWNPDDRSLNIFIKDDDKLTFHRHPVAQSTDCIRGRVGYTRGLHVWKIHWPSRQRGTHAVVGVATSEAALHSVGYTALVGSDCESWGWDLGRNRLYHESKNRAHSSLPTYPCFLEPEETFNLPDSLLVILDMDEGTLSFMVDGQYLGVAFRGLKGKKLYPVVSAVWGHCEIAMKYINGLDPEPLPLMDLCRRAARLALGRERLQEIETLPLPQSLKNYLQYQ